One region of Glycine max cultivar Williams 82 chromosome 9, Glycine_max_v4.0, whole genome shotgun sequence genomic DNA includes:
- the LOC102661345 gene encoding transcription factor RF2b yields the protein MKMRIRYIIEWRKLKKLKIKVAKLIAKLAMLKRDCIELAEENKESMMRLEALTQEAQLQDEVYQAQLEEIQSLKEKLNWTKLPPNLWTSISGEEARNNSSN from the exons ATGAAGATGAGGATTCGTTACATAATTGAGTGGAGGAAGCTAAAGAAGCTCAAGATTAAAGTCGCTAAGCTCATAGCAAAGCTTGCCATGCTTAAG AGAGACTGTATAGAATTGGCTGAAGAGAATAAGGAGAGCATGATGCGTCTAGAGGCTCTGACGCAAGAAGCACAACTTCAAGATG AAGTCTACCAGGCACAACTGGAAGAAATACAGAGCCTAAAGGAAAAACTTAATTGGACAAAACTGCCCCCAAATTTATGGACATCTATCAGCGGAGAGGAAGCTCGTAATAACAGcagtaattaa
- the LOC100790502 gene encoding glutamate receptor 3.6 codes for MRKVWLLVIVMFYHVFPSKGISNVSTRPSTVNIGALMSFNSTVGRVAKVAIEAAVDDINSNATILNGTKLNISMLDTKLSTGFLGIIDSLRLMEKDTVAIIGPQFSVMAHVISHIANEMQVPLLSFAATDPTLTSLQFPYFVRTTQSDLYQMAAVAEIVDHFQWRDVIAIYIDDDHGRNGVAALGDKLAEKRGKISYKAPFRPNNITREEINNALVKIALIESRVIVLHIYPSFGLQVLHVARSLGMMGSGYVWIATDWLSTLLDSNPSLFTTQAMNDIQGVITLRMYTPESEIKRNFSSRWNKLSQKKDPEEGPFALNTFGLYAYDTVWLLASALDAFFKSGGTLSFSNDSSLNMLKGDTLKLDTMGVFVDGVMLLEKILEVNRTGLTGQMMFSPDGNLVHPSYEVINVIGTGIRRIGYWSETSGLHTGETPNHSNSSEGLFGVIWPGQTTQTPRGWVFASNGRHLRIGVPLRISYREFVSRTEGTEMFGGYCIDVFTAALNLLPYPVPYKFVPFGDGKTNPLNTKLLNKITAGEFDAVVGDITITTNRTKIVDFTQPYIESGLVVVAPIRKMKSSAWAFLRPFTPMMWFVTGMFFLAVGVVVWILERRLNEDFRGPSRRQFVTIIWFSFSTLFFAHREKTVSTLGRLVLIIWLFVVLILNSSYIASLTSILTVEQLSSSVKGIESLATSNERIGFLSGSFAENYLTEELNIHRSRLVPLNSPSEYEKALKDGPANGGVTAIIDERAYMELFLATRCEYGIVGQEFTKMGWGFAFPRDSPLAIDMSTAILKLSENGDLQRIHDKWLTRSACSSEGAKQGIDRLELESFWGLFLLSGIACFIALLCYVIRMAYRFSRHPNSNPEGCSSYYTRLRSFFTFVNEREEEEEKNIMSKRKRTEKGSSRRVAHEDGLIMDGSSVSVHIENDAAQG; via the exons ATGAGAAAAGTTTGGCTTCTTGTCATAGTGATGTTCTACCATGTCTTTCCTTCAAAAGGAATCAGCAATGTTTCTACAAGACCGAGTACTGTTAACATAGGGGCACTTATGTCCTTCAATTCAACCGTTGGCAGAGTGGCTAAAGTTGCTATAGAAGCTGCAGTGGATGATATAAATTCCAATGCAACGATTCTCAATGGAACCAAGCTTAATATTTCAATGCTTGACACCAAACTATCCACTGGGTTCCTAGGAATCATTGACT CATTAAGATTGATGGAGAAAGACACTGTGGCCATAATTGGTCCCCAGTTCTCAGTCATGGCTCATGTGATTTCCCATATTGCAAATGAGATGCAAGTGCCTCTACTTTCATTTGCAGCAACGGATCCTACACTGACTTCACTGCAGTTCCCATATTTTGTTAGGACAACTCAGAGTGATCTGTATCAGATGGCTGCTGTGGCAGAAATTGTTGATCACTTTCAATGGAGAGATGTAATAGCAATTTacattgatgatgatcatggaaGAAATGGGGTAGCTGCATTAGGGGACAAGCTAGCTGAGAAACGCGGTAAAATATCGTATAAAGCACCATTTAGGCCTAATAACATTACCAGGGAAGAAATAAACAATGCATTAGTAAAGATAGCTTTAATTGAATCAAGGGTAATAGTTCTTCACATATACCCTTCTTTTGGTCTACAAGTGCTTCATGTGGCTCGGTCACTAGGCATGATGGGAAGTGGTTATGTGTGGATAGCCACAGATTGGCTTTCTACATTACTAGATTCAAACCCGTCATTGTTCACAACTCAAGCCATGAATGACATCCAAGGTGTTATCACCTTGCGCATGTACACCCCCGagtcagaaatcaaaagaaattttAGTTCTAGGTGGAACAAACTGAGCCAAAAGAAGGATCCTGAAGAGGGTCCTTTTGCATTGAACACCTTTGGCCTTTACGCCTATGACACGGTTTGGTTGCTTGCTTCTGCACTAGATGCATTTTTTAAGAGTGGTGGAACTTTGTCATTTTCAAATGATTCAAGCTTAAACATGTTAAAAGGGGACACCCTTAAACTTGATACTATGGGGGTATTTGTTGATGGAGTCATGTTGCTTGAAAAGATTTTAGAAGTGAACAGAACTGGTTTAACAGGCCAAATGATGTTTAGTCCTGATGGAAACTTGGTGCATCCATCATATGAAGTCATTAATGTGATAGGCACTGGAATTCGGAGGATCGGTTATTGGTCCGAAACCTCTGGCCTCCACACTGGGGAAACTCCCAATCATTCCAATTCCAGTGAAGGACTATTTGGTGTCATCTGGCCTGGCCAAACAACCCAAACCCCGCGAGGTTGGGTTTTCGCCAGCAATGGAAGACACTTGAGGATTGGGGTGCCACTCAGAATTAGTTACCGCGAGTTCGTGTCAAGAACTGAGGGGACTGAGATGTTTGGTGGTTATTGCATAGATGTGTTCACTGCAGCCCTCAACTTGTTGCCTTATCCTGTTCCCTACAAGTTTGTTCCATTTGGAGATGGTAAAACCAATCCATTAAATACAAAACTTCTCAACAAGATCACAGCTGGG GAGTTCGATGCTGTTGTAGGGGACATTACAATTACCACAAACCGAACTAAGATAGTGGATTTTACACAGCCATACATTGAGTCTGGGCTAGTTGTTgtggcacctattaggaagatgAAATCCAGTGCTTGGGCTTTCTTGAGGCCATTCACTCCGATGATGTGGTTTGTCACGGGAATGTTTTTCTTGGCTGTTGGAGTTGTTGTGTGGATATTAGAACGTCGCTTAAACGAAGACTTTAGAGGCCCATCAAGAAGACAGTTTGTGACCATTATATG GTTTAGCTTTTCAACCCTGTTTTTTGCACATA GAGAAAAAACTGTGAGCACTCTGGGTCGCTTAGTGCTAATAATATGGCTTTTTGTGGTTTTAATACTCAACTCAAGCTACATTGCAAGCCTCACCTCCATCCTAACCGTGGAACAGCTCTCTTCCTCGGTTAAGGGAATCGAAAGCTTGGCAACAAGCAATGAACGCATCGGTTTCCTGAGTGGCTCCTTTGCAGAGAATTATCTGACAGAGGAGCTCAACATTCACAGATCCAGGCTTGTTCCTCTCAACTCACCATCAGAATATGAAAAGGCCTTGAAGGATGGTCCTGCTAATGGGGGTGTCACTGCAATAATAGATGAACGTGCATACATGGAGCTGTTCCTTGCAACCAGATGTGAATACGGTATTGTTGGGCAAGAGTTCACCAAGATGGGTTGGGGCTTT GCATTCCCGAGAGACTCTCCCCTAGCAATTGACATGTCCACTGCCATCCTAAAACTATCAGAGAATGGTGATCTCCAGAGAATTCATGACAAATGGCTCACAAGAAGTGCATGCAGCTCAGAGGGTGCCAAACAAGGCATAGACCGACTTGAGCTAGAAAGCTTTTGGGGTCTGTTCCTACTGAGTGGCATTGCATGCTTCATTGCTCTCCTTTGCTATGTTATCAGAATGGCCTATCGTTTTAGCAGACACCCCAATAGTAACCCTGAGGGATGCTCATCATACTATACTCGTCTTAGATCATTCTTTACCTTTGTCaatgaaagagaagaagaggaagaaaaaaacatcATGTCAAAGAGAAAACGAACCGAAAAGGGATCTAGCAGAAGGGTGGCGCATGAAGATGGATTAATAATGGATGGCTCAAGTGTTAGTGTCCATATTGAAAACGATGCCGCCCAAGGCTAA